From a single Rhinolophus ferrumequinum isolate MPI-CBG mRhiFer1 chromosome 15, mRhiFer1_v1.p, whole genome shotgun sequence genomic region:
- the ZDHHC1 gene encoding palmitoyltransferase ZDHHC1 isoform X8, whose product MLQCMGAIFAGHLVVHLTAVSIDPADANVRDKSYAGPLPIFNRSQHAHVIEDLHCNLCDVDVSARSKHCSACNKCVCGFDHHCKWLNNCVGERNYRLFLHSVASALLGVLLLVLVATYVFVEFFVNPMQLRTNHHFEVLKNHTDVWFVFLPAAPVETQAPAILALAALLILLGLLSTALLGHLLCFHIYLRPPFHCTEPSLTPSVWHKLTTYEYIVQHRPPQEAKEAHRQLESCPPKMRPIQEMEFYMRSFSHVRPAPPGQARSAAVNANPSGFLATGSQVEPPPPSSPETLALPPGTRPQKKRKRRVYKVPTSGTLDLEAPLPRLPAGPRAPGHGSSSSSDSSGSSPVHAAGPAGAYHSASAESMDEIPVAQTRLGSAALAAPGVRGPEPGLALQARVPAVFVSPSSGEPRARGGREADLA is encoded by the exons CCAGTGTATGGGCGCCATCTTCGCCGGCCACCTCGTGGTGCACCTGACTGCTGTCTCCATCGACCCAGCAGATGCCAATGTGCGGGACAAGAGCTATGCAGGGCCCCTGCCCATCTTCAACCGCAGCCAGCACGCGCATGTCATCGAAGACCTGCACTGCAACTTGTGCGACGtggatgt GAGCGCTCGCTCCAAGCACTGTAGTGCCTGCAACAAGTGCGTGTGCGGCTTCGACCACCACTGCAAGTGGCTCAACAACTGCGTGGGCGAGAGGAACTACCG GCTCTTTCTACACAGTGTGGCATCTGCTTTACTGGGTGTCCTGCTCCTCGTGCTGGTGGCCACTTATGTCTTCGTGGAGTTCTTTGTCAACCCCATGCAGCTGCGCACCAACCACCACTTTGAAG TCCTGAAGAATCACACGGATGTGTGGTTTGTGTTCCTGCCTGCTGCCCCTGTGGAGACCCAGGCTCCTGCTATCCTGGCCCTGGCTGCCCTACTCATCCTTCTGGGCCTGCTCTCCACAGCCCTGCTTGGCCACCTACTCTGCTTCCACATTTATCTCA GGCCCCCTTTCCACTGCACTGAGCCTTCTCTCACCCCCTCAGTGTGGCACAAGCTCACTACCTATGAATACATCGTGCAGCATCGTCCGCCACAGGAGGCAAAGGAGGCCCACAGGCAGCTTGAGTCGTGCCCCCCCAAGATGCGGCCCATTCAG GAGATGGAGTTCTACATGCGGTCCTTCAGCCATGTGCGCCCAGCGCCCCCTGGCCAGGCCAGGTCTGCTGCAGTGAATGCCAA TCCCTCCGGGTTCCTTGCCACTGGCAGCCAAGTGGAGCCTCCACCGCCCTCCTCCCCAGAGACTCTGGCTCTGCCCCCTGGGACCCGACCCCAG AAAAAGAGGAAGCGGCGTGTGTATAAGGTGCCGACCTCTGGGACCTTGGACCTTGAGGCCCCGCTGCCCAGGCTGCCGG CAGGACCCCGGGCCCCAGGCCACGGCTCCAGCTCGTCGTCGGATTCCTCGGGCTCCAGCCCCGTTCACGCCGCTGGCCCTGCAGGCGCCTACCACTCGGCGTCAGCCGAATCCATGGACGAGATTCCTGTGGCTCAGACACGCCTGGGCAGCGCCGCTCTGGCCGCCCCCGGGGTCAGGGGCCCAGAGCCCGGGCTGGCGCTGCAGGCTCGGGTGCCCGCCGTTTTCGTGAGCCCGAGCAGCGGCGAGCCCAGGGCGCGAGGCGGCCGGGAGGCCGATCTGGCTTAG
- the TPPP3 gene encoding tubulin polymerization-promoting protein family member 3 — translation MATSTDVAGLEESFRKFAIHGDPKASGQEMNGKNWAKLCKDCKVTDGKAVTATDVDIVFSKVKGKSTRVINYEEFKKALEELAAKRFKGKSKEEAFDAICQLIAGKEPANVGVTKAKAVGAVERLTDTSKYTGSHKERFDESGKGKGIAGRQDILDDSGYVSAYKHAGTYDTKVKK, via the exons ATGGCAACAAGCACAGACGTGGCTGGGCTGGAAGAGAGCTTCCGCAAGTTTGCCATCCATGGTGACCCCAAGGCCAGTGGGCAAGAGATGAATGGCAAGAACTGGGCCAAGCTGTGCAAGGACTGCAAAGTGACGGATGGAAAGGCCGTGACAGCGACGGACGTCGACATCGTCTTCTCCAAAGTCAA GGGGAAGTCTACTCGGGTCATCAACTATGAGGAGTTCAAGAAGGCCCTAGAGGAGTTGGCAGCCAAGAGATTCAAGGGGAAGAGCAAGGAGGAGGCCTTCGATGCCATCTGCCAGCTGATAGCAGGCAAGGAACCCGCCAATGTGGGCGTCACC aaagcaaaagcaGTGGGTGCTGTGGAACGGCTGACCGACACCAGCAAGTATACTGGCTCCCACAAGGAGCGCTTCGACGAGAGTGGCAAGGGCAAGGGCATCGCTGGGCGCCAGGACATCCTGGATGACAGTGGCTATGTGAGTGCCTACAAGCATGCAGGCACCTATGATACCAAGGTGAAGAAGTGA